The following proteins are co-located in the Vigna angularis cultivar LongXiaoDou No.4 chromosome 2, ASM1680809v1, whole genome shotgun sequence genome:
- the LOC108323266 gene encoding nuclear transport factor 2 isoform X1 has product MASSYPGSVSATQVGSYFVGQYYQILRQQPNLVHQFYSDSSSMIRVDGDSVETAQDVLQIHSIVSLLSFTSIEIKTINSLDSWDGGVIVMVSGSVKLKDITGRRKFVQTFFLAPQEKGYFVLNDIFHFVEEGVTYPNMIPVPSEIDNQPHVSASLAEPPVASDYGLEEEAREYVNSVHIDDDPVDKYSLPEHQQQLHEDLETEIVVEETSAQEASPPIHNVVHTVQETPAALVEESFEEPPKKTYASILRVSKGQPVLSAAPQHVPQYTFKSAPPPSELNHVAQPAIQQSSPVSMYVPESGSEPADEGYGLEDEGEVTSVYVRNLPANVTEAEIDQEFKNFGRIKTDGIFIRVRKEIGVCYAFVEFEDIIGVQNALQASPIQLAGRQVYIEERRPNSGSAVRGGRRGRGRGSYQADAPRGRFGARNMGRGSNLDNSDYSRPRGDGYLQRSSR; this is encoded by the exons ATGGCGTCGTCTTATCCTGGTTCCGTTAGTGCCACACAG GTTGGCTCCTACTTCGTCGGACAGTACTATCAGATTCTCCGCCAGCAGCCGAATCTTGTTCACCAGTTTTACTCTGATTCCAGCAGCATGATTCGTGTCGATGGAGATTCCGTTGAAACTGCGCAAGATGTGTTG caaattcattcaattgtttCGTTACTGAGTTTCACTTCAATTGAGATCAAAACCATCAATTCTCTCGACTCTTGGGATGGAGGTGTGATTGTCATGGTCTCAGGTTCTGTGAAGCTAAAGGATATCACTGGGAGGCGGAAGTTCGTTCAAACCTTCTTTCTCGCTCCTCAAGAGAAGGGTTACTTTGTTCTGaatgatatttttcattttgtcgAAGAAGGTGTTACATACCCAAATATGATACCAGTGCCATCTGAAATTGACAATCAACCGCATGTGTCTGCATCTCTTGCAGAGCCACCAG TAGCTTCAGACTACGGTTTGGAGGAAGAAGCTAGGGAATATGTAAACTCAGTTCATATTGACGATGATCCAGTGGATAAGTATAGTCTTCCTGAGCACCAGCAGCAGCTACATGAAGATCTTGAAACCGAAATAGTTGTGGAGGAAACTTCTGCACAGGAGGCATCTCCACCAATTCACAATGTTGTGCATACTGTCCAAGAAACCCCTGCAGCTCTTGTAGAAGAGTCTTTTGAAGAGCCTCCTAAGAAAACTTACGCATCTATT TTACGAGTCTCCAAAGGACAGCCCGTGTTATCAGCTGCTCCACAGCATGTTCCACAATACACCTTTAAAAGTGCCCCACCTCCTTCAGAGTTGAACCATGTAGCACAGCCCGCAATTCAGCAGTCGAGCCCTGTATCTATGTATGTCCCTGAGTCAGGGTCTGAGCCTGCAGATGAAGGCTATGGGCTAGAAGACGAAG GTGAAGTAACCTCTGTCTATGTGAGAAACTTGCCTGCTAACGTTACTGAAGCAGAGATTGACCAGGAATTTAAGAATTTTGGCAGAATTAAGACAGATGGAATATTCATTAGGGTCCGAAAG GAAATTGGAGTGTGCTATGCATTTGTGGAATTTGAAGATATCATTGGTGTTCAAAATGCGCTTCAg GCTTCTCCAATTCAGTTAGCTGGAAGACAGGTATACATAGAAGAGCGGAGGCCAAACAGTGGCAGTGCAGTTCGAGGAGGAA GAAGGGGAAGAGGCAGAGGCAGTTATCAAGCAGATGCTCCGAGAGGGCGTTTTGGTGCAAGGAACATGGGAAGGGGAAGTAATCTGGATAATTCAGACTACTCCAGACCAAGAGGCGATGGTTATCTTCAGCGTAGTTCACGATGA
- the LOC108323266 gene encoding nuclear transport factor 2 isoform X2, with the protein MASSYPGSVSATQVGSYFVGQYYQILRQQPNLVHQFYSDSSSMIRVDGDSVETAQDVLQIHSIVSLLSFTSIEIKTINSLDSWDGGVIVMVSGSVKLKDITGRRKFVQTFFLAPQEKGYFVLNDIFHFVEEGVTYPNMIPVPSEIDNQPHVSASLAEPPASDYGLEEEAREYVNSVHIDDDPVDKYSLPEHQQQLHEDLETEIVVEETSAQEASPPIHNVVHTVQETPAALVEESFEEPPKKTYASILRVSKGQPVLSAAPQHVPQYTFKSAPPPSELNHVAQPAIQQSSPVSMYVPESGSEPADEGYGLEDEGEVTSVYVRNLPANVTEAEIDQEFKNFGRIKTDGIFIRVRKEIGVCYAFVEFEDIIGVQNALQASPIQLAGRQVYIEERRPNSGSAVRGGRRGRGRGSYQADAPRGRFGARNMGRGSNLDNSDYSRPRGDGYLQRSSR; encoded by the exons ATGGCGTCGTCTTATCCTGGTTCCGTTAGTGCCACACAG GTTGGCTCCTACTTCGTCGGACAGTACTATCAGATTCTCCGCCAGCAGCCGAATCTTGTTCACCAGTTTTACTCTGATTCCAGCAGCATGATTCGTGTCGATGGAGATTCCGTTGAAACTGCGCAAGATGTGTTG caaattcattcaattgtttCGTTACTGAGTTTCACTTCAATTGAGATCAAAACCATCAATTCTCTCGACTCTTGGGATGGAGGTGTGATTGTCATGGTCTCAGGTTCTGTGAAGCTAAAGGATATCACTGGGAGGCGGAAGTTCGTTCAAACCTTCTTTCTCGCTCCTCAAGAGAAGGGTTACTTTGTTCTGaatgatatttttcattttgtcgAAGAAGGTGTTACATACCCAAATATGATACCAGTGCCATCTGAAATTGACAATCAACCGCATGTGTCTGCATCTCTTGCAGAGCCACCAG CTTCAGACTACGGTTTGGAGGAAGAAGCTAGGGAATATGTAAACTCAGTTCATATTGACGATGATCCAGTGGATAAGTATAGTCTTCCTGAGCACCAGCAGCAGCTACATGAAGATCTTGAAACCGAAATAGTTGTGGAGGAAACTTCTGCACAGGAGGCATCTCCACCAATTCACAATGTTGTGCATACTGTCCAAGAAACCCCTGCAGCTCTTGTAGAAGAGTCTTTTGAAGAGCCTCCTAAGAAAACTTACGCATCTATT TTACGAGTCTCCAAAGGACAGCCCGTGTTATCAGCTGCTCCACAGCATGTTCCACAATACACCTTTAAAAGTGCCCCACCTCCTTCAGAGTTGAACCATGTAGCACAGCCCGCAATTCAGCAGTCGAGCCCTGTATCTATGTATGTCCCTGAGTCAGGGTCTGAGCCTGCAGATGAAGGCTATGGGCTAGAAGACGAAG GTGAAGTAACCTCTGTCTATGTGAGAAACTTGCCTGCTAACGTTACTGAAGCAGAGATTGACCAGGAATTTAAGAATTTTGGCAGAATTAAGACAGATGGAATATTCATTAGGGTCCGAAAG GAAATTGGAGTGTGCTATGCATTTGTGGAATTTGAAGATATCATTGGTGTTCAAAATGCGCTTCAg GCTTCTCCAATTCAGTTAGCTGGAAGACAGGTATACATAGAAGAGCGGAGGCCAAACAGTGGCAGTGCAGTTCGAGGAGGAA GAAGGGGAAGAGGCAGAGGCAGTTATCAAGCAGATGCTCCGAGAGGGCGTTTTGGTGCAAGGAACATGGGAAGGGGAAGTAATCTGGATAATTCAGACTACTCCAGACCAAGAGGCGATGGTTATCTTCAGCGTAGTTCACGATGA
- the LOC108323266 gene encoding nuclear transport factor 2 isoform X3 → MQQIHSIVSLLSFTSIEIKTINSLDSWDGGVIVMVSGSVKLKDITGRRKFVQTFFLAPQEKGYFVLNDIFHFVEEGVTYPNMIPVPSEIDNQPHVSASLAEPPVASDYGLEEEAREYVNSVHIDDDPVDKYSLPEHQQQLHEDLETEIVVEETSAQEASPPIHNVVHTVQETPAALVEESFEEPPKKTYASILRVSKGQPVLSAAPQHVPQYTFKSAPPPSELNHVAQPAIQQSSPVSMYVPESGSEPADEGYGLEDEGEVTSVYVRNLPANVTEAEIDQEFKNFGRIKTDGIFIRVRKEIGVCYAFVEFEDIIGVQNALQASPIQLAGRQVYIEERRPNSGSAVRGGRRGRGRGSYQADAPRGRFGARNMGRGSNLDNSDYSRPRGDGYLQRSSR, encoded by the exons ATGCAGcaaattcattcaattgtttCGTTACTGAGTTTCACTTCAATTGAGATCAAAACCATCAATTCTCTCGACTCTTGGGATGGAGGTGTGATTGTCATGGTCTCAGGTTCTGTGAAGCTAAAGGATATCACTGGGAGGCGGAAGTTCGTTCAAACCTTCTTTCTCGCTCCTCAAGAGAAGGGTTACTTTGTTCTGaatgatatttttcattttgtcgAAGAAGGTGTTACATACCCAAATATGATACCAGTGCCATCTGAAATTGACAATCAACCGCATGTGTCTGCATCTCTTGCAGAGCCACCAG TAGCTTCAGACTACGGTTTGGAGGAAGAAGCTAGGGAATATGTAAACTCAGTTCATATTGACGATGATCCAGTGGATAAGTATAGTCTTCCTGAGCACCAGCAGCAGCTACATGAAGATCTTGAAACCGAAATAGTTGTGGAGGAAACTTCTGCACAGGAGGCATCTCCACCAATTCACAATGTTGTGCATACTGTCCAAGAAACCCCTGCAGCTCTTGTAGAAGAGTCTTTTGAAGAGCCTCCTAAGAAAACTTACGCATCTATT TTACGAGTCTCCAAAGGACAGCCCGTGTTATCAGCTGCTCCACAGCATGTTCCACAATACACCTTTAAAAGTGCCCCACCTCCTTCAGAGTTGAACCATGTAGCACAGCCCGCAATTCAGCAGTCGAGCCCTGTATCTATGTATGTCCCTGAGTCAGGGTCTGAGCCTGCAGATGAAGGCTATGGGCTAGAAGACGAAG GTGAAGTAACCTCTGTCTATGTGAGAAACTTGCCTGCTAACGTTACTGAAGCAGAGATTGACCAGGAATTTAAGAATTTTGGCAGAATTAAGACAGATGGAATATTCATTAGGGTCCGAAAG GAAATTGGAGTGTGCTATGCATTTGTGGAATTTGAAGATATCATTGGTGTTCAAAATGCGCTTCAg GCTTCTCCAATTCAGTTAGCTGGAAGACAGGTATACATAGAAGAGCGGAGGCCAAACAGTGGCAGTGCAGTTCGAGGAGGAA GAAGGGGAAGAGGCAGAGGCAGTTATCAAGCAGATGCTCCGAGAGGGCGTTTTGGTGCAAGGAACATGGGAAGGGGAAGTAATCTGGATAATTCAGACTACTCCAGACCAAGAGGCGATGGTTATCTTCAGCGTAGTTCACGATGA
- the LOC108323272 gene encoding uncharacterized protein LOC108323272, which produces MLLRSSSTPVLGSLLSNFTDSPNNSIHSETSHAIKHFPPTGVPQHYHKLHVPQTGSFTLPSFSCGSSPISPSIGELERKNKGFRRVQSDGNLQDLAYSCNNEDIMEFSDPSKRFPTRNRCLVLETIPSFSLGKHSGLRLEEEDEEMESESEEGEEKGVEGLSVVNGVILSEAWKAKDGVCRVSFGEQEEVGGKEMYLAKGLGVECCGDGIGGCIGGGGGSSDHNPLGSGGNDGDRHDVEEYYKKMVKENPGDPLFLRNYANFLYQCKQDREGAEEYYSRAILADPNDGDVLSQYGKLVWEVHHDLERASGYFERAVQASPEDSHVHAAYASFLWDAEEEEDGNNEAQCLPPHSHQGAMATAGA; this is translated from the exons ATGCTGCTAAGAAGCTCTTCAACGCCAGTTCTTGGATCCCTCCTTTCCAACTTCACAGATAGTCCTAACAACAGTATTCACTCAGAAACCAGCCATGCAATCAAGCACTTTCCACCAACCGGCGTTCCGCAACATTATCACAAACTTCATGTCCCCCAAACTGGGTCCTTCACTCTCCCTTCCTTCTCATGTGGTTCTTCCCCAATCTCTCCCTCAATTGGTGAGCTTGAAAGGAAAAACAAAGGCTTTAGAAGAGTTCAATCTGATGGGAACTTGCAAGACTTAGCCTACTCCTGCAACAACGAAGACATTATGGAATTTTCAGACCCTTCCAAGAGGTTTCCAACGAGGAACAGGTGCTTGGTGCTGGAGACAATTCCTTCTTTCTCGCTTGGTAAGCACAGCGGCTTGCGTctagaagaggaagatgaagaaatgGAAAGTGAGAGTGAAGAAGGGGAGGAGAAGGGGGTAGAGGGGTTGAGTGTGGTGAATGGTGTGATATTGAGTGAAGCTTGGAAAGCGAAAGATGGCGTTTGCAGAGTGAGTTTCGGTGAGCAGGAAGAGGTTGGTGGTAAAGAAATGTATCTTGCAAAGGGGCTTGGGGTAGAGTGCTGTGGGGATGGCATAGGTGGCTGCATAGGGGGTGGTGGAGGTAGTAGTGATCACAATCCTTTGGGTTCTGGTGGGAATGATGGAGATAGGCATGATGTGGAGGAGTATTACAAGAAAATGGTGAAAGAAAATCCAGGGGATCCTTTGTTTCTCAGGAATTATGCTAATTTTTTGTATCAG TGCAAACAGGATCGTGAAGGAGCAGAGGAGTACTATTCTCGTGCCATACTGGCAGACCCAAATGATGGAGATGTTCTATCACAGTATGGGAAGCTGGTTTGGGAGGTACACCATGACCTAGAACGTGCCTCCGGCTATTTTGAAAGAGCAGTCCAAGCCTCTCCTGAAGACAG CCATGTACATGCAGCATATGCTAGTTTCCTTTGGGACgcagaggaagaggaagatggtAACAATGAAGCACAGTGTTTGCCGCCTCATTCTCATCAAGGAGCTATGGCTACAGCAGGTGCTTGA